In Chitinophagaceae bacterium, one genomic interval encodes:
- a CDS encoding SDR family oxidoreductase — translation MYNQAFHKEELSQYSFLITGGAGFIGSNIVDYLIKYGAGKVRVLDNYLTGRKSNIEKYLDLPNFEMIEGDICDLEVCRKACADIDFVSHQAALGSVPRSIKHPEKTNAINVSGFLNMVIAASENKVKRFVYASSSSVYGDSLALPKIEDQTGKPLSPYAVSKYTNELYANVFADIYGLEICGLRYFNIFGPKQDPNGAYAAVIPIFIDKSIQEETVYIDGDGEQTRDFTFVENAVQANVKAFFAVGSEIKKQVFNIAVGENFSVNQIYNTIQDCLGKNNKPSYRESRKGDVKDSLADITKAEKILGYSPGVRFEEGIKKTIDFFKPEPAVK, via the coding sequence ATGTATAATCAGGCATTTCATAAGGAAGAATTATCGCAGTACAGCTTTCTGATAACAGGGGGAGCCGGATTTATTGGTTCCAATATCGTTGATTATTTAATAAAATACGGGGCAGGAAAAGTCAGAGTATTGGATAATTATCTTACCGGTAGAAAGTCTAATATTGAAAAGTATCTTGATTTGCCCAATTTTGAAATGATTGAAGGTGATATTTGTGATTTAGAAGTTTGCCGAAAGGCTTGTGCAGATATTGATTTTGTTTCACATCAGGCAGCTCTTGGCTCTGTACCAAGATCCATAAAGCATCCGGAAAAAACAAATGCTATAAATGTAAGTGGTTTTTTGAATATGGTTATAGCTGCTTCAGAGAATAAAGTGAAGCGCTTTGTATATGCATCTTCTTCTTCTGTTTACGGAGATAGCCTTGCTTTGCCAAAAATTGAAGACCAAACCGGGAAACCTCTTTCACCTTATGCTGTTTCCAAATATACCAATGAATTGTATGCAAATGTTTTTGCTGACATATACGGCTTGGAAATTTGTGGTTTACGATATTTTAATATTTTCGGTCCCAAACAGGATCCAAATGGAGCATATGCTGCTGTAATACCTATTTTTATTGATAAATCCATACAGGAAGAAACCGTTTACATTGATGGTGACGGTGAACAAACCAGAGATTTTACTTTTGTTGAAAATGCAGTTCAGGCAAATGTTAAAGCATTTTTTGCTGTTGGTTCAGAAATTAAAAAGCAGGTTTTCAATATCGCTGTCGGAGAAAATTTTTCGGTAAATCAAATTTATAATACTATACAGGATTGCCTCGGTAAAAATAATAAACCCTCTTACAGAGAATCCAGAAAAGGTGATGTGAAAGACTCTTTGGCAGACATCACTAAAGCTGAAAAGATATTGGGCTATAGCCCGGGTGTTCGTTTTGAAGAAGGGATTAAAAAAACAATCGACTTCTTTAAGCCGGAGCCGGCGGTTAAATAA
- the rfbB gene encoding dTDP-glucose 4,6-dehydratase — MSFKKKILITGGAGFIGSHVVRLFVNKYPDYHIVNLDKLTYAGNLENITDIENKENYTFIKGDIADTAFVEKLFLENDFDGVIHLAAESHVDRSILSPMEFIQSNIVGTVNLLNGAKASWKDNMEGKLFYHVSTDEVYGSLGKEGLFVETTPYDPRSPYSASKASSDHLVRAYNHTYGLPIVITNCSNNYGSHQFPEKLVPLAINNIKQMKQIPIYGKGDNVRDWLWVNDHAVAIDLVYHKGNKGETYNIGGFNEWKNIDLIHVLCKVMDKKLNRKEGTSASLITFVKDRPGHDARYAIDASKINKELGWKPSVTFEEGLEKTVEWYLENEKWLERVTSGAYKNYYEKQYEAGQSN, encoded by the coding sequence ATGTCTTTCAAAAAGAAAATTTTAATTACCGGAGGAGCCGGATTCATTGGCTCTCATGTTGTTCGTTTATTTGTCAATAAGTACCCGGATTACCACATTGTAAACTTAGACAAACTAACTTATGCCGGTAATCTGGAGAATATTACAGATATTGAAAACAAAGAAAATTATACTTTTATAAAGGGAGATATTGCTGATACTGCTTTTGTAGAGAAACTATTTCTTGAAAATGATTTTGACGGGGTAATCCACTTAGCTGCAGAGTCTCATGTTGACAGGTCTATTTTGAGTCCAATGGAGTTCATACAGTCAAATATTGTCGGTACGGTAAACTTATTAAACGGAGCAAAAGCAAGCTGGAAAGATAATATGGAAGGCAAACTTTTTTATCATGTTTCTACAGATGAAGTATATGGTTCTTTAGGGAAAGAAGGTTTGTTTGTTGAAACAACTCCTTACGATCCGCGTTCTCCGTATTCAGCAAGTAAAGCAAGTTCTGACCATTTAGTGAGAGCATATAACCATACTTATGGTTTGCCAATTGTAATCACAAACTGCTCTAACAATTATGGAAGCCACCAGTTTCCGGAAAAGTTGGTTCCTTTAGCTATCAATAATATCAAACAAATGAAGCAAATCCCCATTTATGGCAAAGGGGATAATGTAAGAGATTGGCTATGGGTAAATGACCACGCAGTAGCTATTGACTTGGTTTATCATAAAGGAAATAAGGGCGAAACTTATAATATTGGTGGATTTAATGAGTGGAAAAACATAGATTTAATTCATGTTTTATGCAAAGTCATGGACAAAAAATTAAATCGTAAAGAAGGAACATCTGCTTCTTTGATTACCTTCGTAAAAGATCGTCCGGGACATGATGCCAGATATGCAATTGATGCGTCAAAGATAAACAAAGAATTAGGCTGGAAGCCAAGCGTTACTTTTGAAGAAGGTCTTGAAAAAACCGTTGAATGGTATCTGGAAAATGAAAAATGGTTGGAAAGAGTTACCAGCGGAGCTTATAAAAACTATTACGAAAAACAATACGAAGCAGGTCAATCAAATTAA
- a CDS encoding nucleotide sugar dehydrogenase codes for MLQELKNKKSKLAVIGLGYVGLPIALEFAKKISVIGFDINAKRVEMMKNNVDPSQELESKDFEGTDIQFTANPDDLKDATFFIVAVPTPVDDHKVPDLTPVVSASKAIGKILKKGDYVVYESTVYPSCTEEDCVPVLEEFSGLKAGEDFKFGFSPERINPGDKEHTLTKIVKVVSGCDAESLKVIGDVYELVIEAGVFRAASVKVAEAAKIIENTQRDLNIALMNELSKIFDRLNINTFDVLEAAGTKWNFLKFHPGLVGGHCIGVDPYYLTYKSISLGYKPEVILSGRRINDSMGEYVARKLVQKIIKTGTPVAKSNVLVMGATFKENVSDIRNSKVIDVINELKSYSVNVDVVDQYADSEEIKEEYGIELSKLSDKKYEAIIVAVNHTDYVKLTEDDFKKMLNKNGILIDIKGLYRKKIKDLTYWSL; via the coding sequence ATGTTACAAGAATTAAAAAACAAAAAATCAAAATTAGCAGTCATTGGTCTGGGATATGTTGGATTACCAATCGCTCTTGAATTCGCAAAAAAAATATCAGTCATTGGCTTTGATATAAATGCGAAGAGAGTGGAAATGATGAAAAATAATGTAGACCCGAGTCAGGAACTGGAAAGTAAAGATTTTGAAGGTACAGATATTCAGTTTACCGCAAATCCGGATGATTTAAAGGATGCAACTTTCTTTATAGTAGCAGTCCCCACACCGGTTGACGATCACAAAGTTCCGGATTTAACGCCGGTAGTAAGTGCATCAAAAGCAATTGGAAAAATCCTGAAAAAAGGAGATTATGTAGTTTATGAGTCTACCGTTTATCCAAGTTGTACAGAAGAGGATTGCGTTCCGGTATTGGAAGAATTTTCAGGCTTAAAAGCCGGTGAAGATTTCAAATTCGGTTTTTCACCGGAAAGAATTAACCCGGGAGATAAAGAGCATACTTTAACAAAAATCGTTAAGGTCGTTTCCGGTTGTGATGCAGAGTCTCTTAAAGTTATTGGAGATGTTTATGAATTGGTTATTGAAGCCGGTGTATTCAGAGCTGCCAGTGTGAAAGTTGCTGAAGCTGCCAAAATTATTGAAAATACTCAAAGAGATTTAAACATAGCTTTGATGAATGAGCTGTCAAAGATTTTCGACAGATTGAATATAAACACTTTTGATGTGCTCGAAGCAGCCGGAACAAAATGGAATTTCCTTAAATTTCATCCCGGATTAGTTGGCGGACATTGCATAGGTGTTGACCCATACTACCTGACTTATAAGTCCATAAGCTTAGGTTACAAGCCTGAGGTTATACTTAGCGGCCGTAGAATAAATGATAGCATGGGAGAATATGTTGCCAGAAAATTAGTTCAAAAGATAATTAAAACCGGAACACCCGTTGCTAAATCAAATGTGCTTGTAATGGGCGCTACATTTAAAGAAAATGTGAGTGATATCAGAAATTCAAAAGTAATAGATGTTATCAACGAGCTTAAGTCATATTCTGTAAATGTGGACGTTGTTGATCAATATGCTGATTCTGAAGAAATTAAAGAAGAATATGGCATAGAGTTATCAAAACTTTCAGATAAAAAATATGAAGCAATCATAGTTGCCGTTAATCATACAGATTATGTAAAGCTAACAGAAGATGATTTTAAAAAGATGCTGAATAAAAACGGTATTCTTATTGATATTAAAGGTCTGTATAGAAAAAAGATTAAAGATCTGACCTATTGGTCATTATAA